The following proteins are co-located in the Poecile atricapillus isolate bPoeAtr1 chromosome 2, bPoeAtr1.hap1, whole genome shotgun sequence genome:
- the FH gene encoding fumarate hydratase, mitochondrial → MHRSLRACRRLGRSAGLLLSSPPPPATPGRWIPAPPRAAMSSQEAFRTEYDTFGELKVPSDKYYGAQTVRSTMNFKIGGVSERMPVQVIRAFGILKRAAAEVNQDYGLDPKIAKAIVQAASEVAEGKLNDHFPLVVWQTGSGTQTNMNVNEVISNRAIEIMGGTLGSKKPVHPNDHVNKSQSSNDTFPTAMHIAAAQEVNEVLLPGLKKLQNALEGKSKEFSQIIKIGRTHTQDAVPLTLGQEFSGYVQQIKYGVARIESTLPRVYQLAAGGTAVGTGLNTRIGFAEKVAAKVAELTGLPFVTAPNKFEALAAHDALVELSGAMNTVACSLMKIANDIRFLGSGPRSGLGELILPENEPGSSIMPGKVNPTQCEAVTMVAAQVMGNHVAVTVGGSNGHFELNVFKPMMIKNVLNSARLLGDVCVSFTDNCVVGIQANTDRINKLMNESLMLVTALNPHIGYDKAAKIAKTAHKEGTTLKEAALKLGFLTSDQFDQWVKPKDMLGPQ, encoded by the exons ATGCACCGCTCACTCCGCGCCTGCCGCCGCCTCGGCCGCTCCGCCGgtctcctcctctccagcccgCCGCCTCCCGCCACCCCCGGCCGCTGGATCCCGgcgccgccccgcgccgccaTG TCTTCTCAAGAGGCTTTCAGGACAGAATATGATACCTTTGGTGAACTGAAGGTCCCAAGTGACAAATACTATGGTGCCCAAACTGTAAGATCTACAATGAACTTCAAGATTGGAGGTGTTTCAGAGAGGATGCCA GTCCAAGTTATAAGGGCGTTTGGAATCTTGAagagagcagctgcagaagtAAATCAAGACTATGGTCTCGATCCAAAGATTGCTAAAGCCATTGTACAGGCGGCAAGTGAG GTagctgaaggaaaattaaatgatCATTTCCCTTTGGTGGTGTGGCAGACTGGGTCTGGAACTCAAACCAATATGAATGTCAATGAAGTCATCAGCAACAGAGCTATTGAGATAATGGGAGGCACACTGGGAAGCAAAAAGCCAGTGCATCCGAATGATCATGTTAACAAAAGCCAG AGTTCAAATGACACTTTCCCAACAGCAATGCATattgctgctgcccaggaggttAATGAGGTCTTGTTACCTGGACTAAAGAAGCTACAGAATGCACTTGAAGGGAAATCCAAAGAGTTTTCCCAAATCATAAAAATAGGGCGCACTCATACGCAAGATGCTGTTCCACTTACACTTGGGcag GAGTTTAGTGGCTATGTGCAACAAATTAAATACGGTGTGGCTAGGATTGAATCCACCTTGCCAAGGGTGTATCAGCTGGCAGCTGGCGGGACTGCAGTTGGCACGGGATTGAACACAAGAATTGGCTTTGCTGAGAAAGTTGCTGCTAAAGTGGCTGAACTGACGG GTTTGCCTTTTGTCACTGCTCCAAATAAGTTTGAAGCTCTTGCAGCTCACGATGCTTTAGTGGAGCTCAGTGGAGCCATGAACACAGTGGCTTGCAGTCTAATGAAAATAGCTAATGACATTCGCTTCCTGGGCTCTGGACCAcgctctgggctgggagaacTCATCCTGCCTGAAAATGAACCAGGGAGCAGCATTATGCCAG GAAAAGTGAATCCTACCCAGTGTGAAGCTGTGACCATGGTGGCAGCTCAAGTTATGGGAAATCATGTTGCTGTTACTGTAGGAGGAAGCAATGGACACTTTGAACTTAATGTATTTAAGCCCATGATG ATTAAGAATGTTTTAAACTCTGCAAGACTTCTAGGAGATGTGTGTGTTTCTTTCACTGACAACTGTGTAGTTGGAATCCAAGCCAATACGGATAGGATCAACAAACTGATGAATGAATCTCTGATGTTGGTAACAGCACTGAATCCACATATAG GATATGATAAAGCAGCCAAGATTGCCAAAACAGCTCACAAAGAAGGGACAACGTTAAAAGAAGCTGCTCTAAAGCTGGGGTTCCTTACATCAGACCAGTTTGATCAGTGGGTGAAGCCTAAAGATATGTTAGGTCCTCAGTAA